One window of Bacteroidota bacterium genomic DNA carries:
- a CDS encoding T9SS type A sorting domain-containing protein — MKRIVFTIFCIFYFSISSLAQVTELWNKKSNNYTTELLVDSLGNSYLFTVGSNTSAFIIKVDAGGTIIWSRNLSDSLFPMYQTTKAVFDLHGNIVLSIFPPQNNYCSLVKYDTNGNLLWKKSPIINNLYSKIADFSVDSKNNIQVIYILSSGLIYLQKIDSNGSTIYNQIVNMPNLNPNWQVQLKISNQDFTYIYFHNPYINPAVSYLVGVDSIGVVSFLKLMPGTSLTNILKYQIEVDQSSNCIAASVYYDSLNMNLFKYDMNGNVMWSSMIGMGSLSTITSAANNDIYLSGYKTFDSLRVKKLTHTGILLWEYSYKNMHALWTWPGNLIVANDGSIFIGGMAIDTLTGNSTTSLLTLLQLQNNGILMNEHVISVPKFEYSPFMKMDIDAKNNAYILGYWNNSISSNPSYATTKSILYKLCVGRCLPNISGSLYLDTDSNCLFTTSDTGLHNQLVKIEPNDIYATTDSLGMYKFLLDTGNYTVKPVFQNKYMIHSCAKDSQLLAINATTPLAFADFGAYYYPNILNLQVSYAAAQPRPGFNQHHTISYANAGTMPVNNALVQFELDLSVFSYVSMNPPADSISGNKVFWKLAPLNVFQHGSIHFTTKVDSTIQINTPYVNIASIFPYLPDTVKYDNFDTLRGRVLGAYDPNQKLVSTTQHSSINPLSPEENELAYQIDFQNTGNDTAYTVVLIDSLSDLLDVSTLRIGAGSHNFSWDISGKALLKFTFNNILLPDSHSNESKSHGFVKFYIRPKSNLPASAIIANTATINFDFNSGVRTNTAYYPSSPIGINETKFWSNTGTIKLFPNPTTGEFSLSYYLTKNTNVKLYLSNLLGEKINLYSNNDEKAGEHLLKFNLNNLNLKAGLYFVHLEENGNCSVGKLVLGR, encoded by the coding sequence ATGAAAAGAATCGTCTTTACTATTTTCTGCATCTTTTACTTTTCAATCAGCTCCTTAGCCCAAGTTACTGAATTATGGAATAAAAAAAGCAATAATTATACTACTGAACTTTTAGTAGACTCGCTTGGAAATAGTTATTTGTTTACTGTTGGATCAAATACTTCAGCATTCATAATAAAAGTGGATGCAGGAGGTACAATTATCTGGTCAAGGAATTTGTCCGATTCTCTTTTCCCAATGTACCAAACTACCAAAGCAGTATTCGACCTACATGGGAATATTGTGTTAAGCATCTTCCCTCCTCAAAATAACTATTGTTCACTTGTAAAATACGATACAAATGGTAATTTATTATGGAAAAAATCACCAATTATTAATAATCTCTATTCCAAAATTGCTGACTTTTCTGTGGATTCAAAAAATAATATTCAGGTAATCTACATTCTTTCTTCCGGTTTAATTTATTTGCAGAAAATTGATTCGAATGGTAGTACAATTTATAACCAGATAGTCAACATGCCAAACCTTAATCCTAATTGGCAAGTTCAGTTAAAAATTTCAAATCAAGATTTTACCTATATCTATTTTCATAATCCATATATTAATCCTGCTGTATCTTATTTAGTAGGAGTTGATTCAATAGGAGTAGTAAGTTTTCTTAAGCTTATGCCCGGAACTAGTTTAACCAACATTTTAAAATACCAAATTGAGGTTGATCAATCCAGCAATTGTATTGCAGCTTCCGTTTATTATGATAGTTTAAATATGAATTTATTTAAATATGATATGAATGGAAATGTGATGTGGAGCAGTATGATTGGTATGGGCTCTTTATCAACTATTACATCAGCTGCAAATAATGATATTTACCTTAGTGGTTATAAGACCTTTGATAGCTTGCGTGTAAAAAAACTAACTCACACCGGAATCTTACTTTGGGAGTACAGCTACAAAAATATGCATGCTTTATGGACTTGGCCAGGAAATTTGATAGTGGCTAATGACGGTAGTATTTTTATTGGCGGTATGGCAATAGATACACTTACCGGAAATAGTACTACTTCACTACTTACCCTATTGCAACTACAAAACAATGGAATTCTAATGAATGAACACGTAATATCAGTTCCAAAATTTGAATATTCTCCGTTTATGAAAATGGATATTGATGCTAAGAATAATGCCTATATCTTGGGCTATTGGAATAACTCCATTAGCTCTAACCCTTCCTACGCAACAACCAAATCAATACTTTATAAGTTATGCGTAGGAAGGTGCTTACCAAACATTAGCGGAAGCCTTTATTTAGATACGGATAGCAATTGCCTTTTTACTACTAGTGATACAGGACTTCACAATCAACTAGTTAAGATAGAACCCAATGATATTTATGCTACTACCGATTCATTAGGTATGTATAAGTTTCTTTTAGATACAGGAAACTACACCGTAAAGCCGGTATTTCAAAATAAATATATGATTCACAGTTGTGCAAAAGATTCGCAGTTACTTGCTATTAATGCTACAACTCCTTTAGCCTTCGCCGATTTTGGCGCTTATTATTATCCGAATATTCTTAATTTGCAAGTAAGTTATGCTGCAGCCCAACCACGACCCGGTTTTAATCAACATCATACAATAAGCTATGCCAATGCAGGAACAATGCCGGTGAATAATGCGCTTGTACAATTTGAGTTAGACCTTTCTGTATTTAGCTATGTAAGCATGAATCCACCAGCCGACTCAATTAGTGGAAATAAAGTTTTTTGGAAACTAGCACCTTTAAATGTATTTCAACATGGCTCCATTCATTTTACTACAAAGGTAGATTCTACGATCCAAATTAATACTCCTTATGTGAACATAGCCAGCATATTTCCTTACCTGCCCGATACGGTTAAATACGATAACTTCGATACTTTAAGAGGGCGGGTTTTAGGCGCTTATGATCCAAACCAAAAACTAGTTAGCACTACACAACACAGTTCAATTAATCCATTATCGCCCGAAGAAAATGAGTTGGCCTATCAAATAGATTTTCAAAATACCGGCAACGATACTGCCTATACCGTTGTGCTAATTGATAGCCTTAGCGATTTGCTGGATGTATCTACCCTGCGCATTGGTGCCGGCAGCCATAACTTTAGCTGGGATATTTCGGGAAAGGCTTTGTTGAAATTTACTTTTAACAATATACTCCTACCCGACTCGCACAGCAACGAAAGCAAGAGCCATGGTTTTGTAAAATTTTACATACGCCCTAAATCGAATCTTCCTGCATCGGCTATTATTGCAAATACCGCCACTATCAATTTTGATTTTAACAGCGGAGTAAGAACCAATACTGCTTACTATCCCAGTTCACCCATTGGTATAAATGAAACAAAATTTTGGAGCAACACCGGCACCATCAAGCTCTTCCCTAATCCAACAACAGGCGAATTCAGCCTCAGTTATTATTTAACAAAAAACACAAATGTAAAGTTGTACCTCAGTAACCTACTGGGCGAAAAAATAAATTTATACTCCAACAACGACGAAAAAGCAGGCGAGCATTTACTAAAGTTTAACCTTAACAACCTAAACCTAAAA
- a CDS encoding DUF4065 domain-containing protein produces the protein MNIKLSQKQIGQRITELRKMKGLSQQDLAKKVKISRPSLAQIELGNRSVDILELQKLSLILEFSLDDFMSKDFSASQEIEGKEEKKTKKEEERISVPTLQINKFKNVLLYILEHCAGKPNVGETVLYKLLYFSDFNYYELYEEHLTGAKYRKLPFGPVPQKLDTIIGQMIEKGQLQRVKTEYHGYPQTRYLPLVKADLTELRASEKEIIDRVIEQMSDWSAAMLSNYSHGDKPWKASKDGDDINYELVFYRRPPYSIRVYEDDEHN, from the coding sequence ATGAATATAAAATTGTCACAAAAGCAAATAGGACAAAGAATTACTGAACTTCGCAAAATGAAAGGCTTGTCACAGCAAGATTTGGCTAAAAAAGTCAAAATTTCTCGACCCTCTTTGGCTCAAATTGAATTAGGAAACAGAAGCGTTGATATTCTTGAACTTCAAAAATTGTCTTTGATTTTAGAATTTTCATTGGACGATTTTATGTCTAAGGATTTCTCGGCAAGTCAAGAGATTGAAGGCAAAGAAGAAAAAAAAACAAAGAAAGAAGAAGAACGTATTTCTGTGCCAACACTACAAATCAATAAGTTTAAAAATGTGTTATTGTATATTCTTGAACACTGTGCCGGTAAACCAAATGTTGGTGAAACGGTACTTTATAAGTTGCTCTATTTCTCGGACTTCAATTATTATGAATTGTATGAGGAACATTTAACCGGTGCTAAATATCGCAAATTGCCTTTTGGACCGGTTCCACAAAAATTAGATACCATCATTGGGCAAATGATTGAAAAAGGTCAGTTACAAAGAGTAAAAACCGAATATCACGGATATCCTCAAACACGTTATTTGCCTTTAGTGAAAGCTGATTTAACTGAGTTAAGGGCAAGTGAAAAAGAAATCATCGACAGGGTTATAGAACAAATGAGTGATTGGAGTGCTGCTATGCTTAGTAACTATTCGCACGGTGATAAACCTTGGAAAGCATCAAAAGATGGAGACGATATTAATTATGAACTGGTTTTTTACAGAAGACCACCTTATTCCATTAGAGTGTATGAAGATGATGAACACAATTGA